The Desulfolucanica intricata genome includes a region encoding these proteins:
- the crcB gene encoding fluoride efflux transporter CrcB, which translates to MSNAFLVGIGGFLGACSRYLSSKIINKYWKKSFPMATFIINILGSFILGLVVTHPNLVWNLQNELKYGLGIGFLGAFTTFSTFEYEVLQLVENKKPAVAGLYVVLSFLIGFILAWAASHYL; encoded by the coding sequence ATGAGTAATGCTTTTCTGGTCGGTATCGGCGGTTTTCTTGGAGCCTGCAGCAGATATTTATCAAGTAAGATAATTAATAAATACTGGAAGAAGAGTTTTCCAATGGCTACTTTTATCATAAACATATTGGGGAGCTTTATTTTAGGGCTTGTGGTTACTCATCCCAACCTGGTCTGGAATCTGCAGAATGAGCTTAAATACGGGTTAGGCATAGGGTTTTTAGGTGCTTTTACAACTTTCTCGACCTTTGAATATGAAGTTCTCCAGTTAGTAGAAAACAAAAAGCCGGCTGTTGCCGGACTTTACGTGGTATTGAGTTTTCTCATTGGTTTTATTTTAGCCTGGGCTGCATCCCATTATTTGTAG
- a CDS encoding fluoride efflux transporter FluC: protein MKSIISVGIGGVLGALVRYYITVPLNSHDWFPVGTLIVNLVGSIFLAFFLTVILEYFQSSSYLVLAVSTGFTGSFTTFSSLSVEVVKIAEASPLNALLYIGVSFIFGFLLSFAGRFVGKVFLTNMKSEETKLERIAEDE from the coding sequence ATGAAAAGTATTATAAGTGTAGGTATTGGCGGGGTTTTGGGTGCCTTAGTTAGGTACTATATTACTGTACCTTTAAACTCGCATGACTGGTTTCCGGTGGGAACACTCATCGTAAACCTGGTAGGCAGCATTTTCTTAGCCTTTTTTCTAACAGTAATATTAGAATATTTTCAAAGTTCTTCTTATCTGGTATTGGCTGTTTCCACCGGTTTTACAGGTTCTTTTACAACGTTTTCTTCCTTAAGCGTTGAGGTGGTCAAAATAGCGGAGGCTTCTCCCTTAAATGCTTTGTTATATATTGGTGTCAGCTTTATTTTTGGTTTCCTACTTTCCTTTGCCGGTAGGTTTGTAGGAAAAGTATTTTTAACTAATATGAAAAGTGAAGAAACAAAGTTAGAAAGGATTGCCGAGGATGAGTAA
- a CDS encoding phage integrase N-terminal domain-containing protein has translation MASIGTSYQKKHQSSNNSCYTLANALTKQMATVARSSRTGWVKSRRIRFHQIKPFLRFIAEKFMVCDIRNIKPKHVQAYIWHRRKWGIKHITVLSDISIIRFWHKQIPRRRYIIPSNRFLLGDEILNGEKFRQKR, from the coding sequence TTGGCGTCGATTGGAACATCGTATCAGAAGAAGCACCAAAGCTCAAATAACAGCTGCTATACACTGGCAAATGCCTTAACCAAGCAAATGGCAACAGTTGCCCGCTCTAGCCGCACCGGCTGGGTTAAAAGTAGGCGAATCCGTTTTCATCAGATTAAGCCTTTTCTTCGATTTATCGCTGAAAAGTTCATGGTATGTGATATCAGAAATATTAAACCTAAGCATGTTCAGGCTTATATATGGCACAGGCGAAAATGGGGGATTAAACATATTACGGTGTTATCTGATATTTCTATTATTAGATTCTGGCATAAACAAATTCCTCGACGCCGGTATATAATCCCGTCAAATCGATTCCTTTTAGGAGATGAAATACTGAATGGGGAGAAATTCAGGCAAAAAAGGTAA
- a CDS encoding DUF4829 domain-containing protein, which produces MKKRQRRLDLLIEPLDSGTYDWWYFVIRKDENSQWLIDDFGV; this is translated from the coding sequence ATAAAGAAACGGCAAAGAAGGTTAGATTTACTGATAGAACCACTAGATAGTGGGACATATGACTGGTGGTATTTTGTTATAAGAAAAGATGAGAATTCACAATGGCTCATAGATGATTTTGGAGTATAA